The genomic DNA tacattttcatgacaaataaaaaattttacattttcattatacatactatagtatgatgtttatttccattttcatgacacatactatagtatgatgtttatttccattttcatgacacatactatagtatgatgtttatttccattttcatgacacatactatagtatgatgtttatttccattttcatgacacatactatagtatgatgtttatttccattttcatgacacatactatagtatgatgtttatatccattttcatgacacatacgttggtatgatgtttatttaaactttcatgacactttttaattttttgttgatgtttgtttacattttcatgacaaataaaaaattttacattttcattatacatactatagtatgatgtttgtttacattttcatgacacatactatagtatgatgtttatttccattttcatgacacatactatagtatgatgtttatttccattttcatgacacatactatagtatgatgtttatttccattttcatgacacatactatagtatgatgtttatttccattttcatgacacatactatagtatgatgtttatatccattttcatgacacatacgttggtatgatgtttatttaaactttcatgacactttttaattttttgttgatgtttgtttacattttcatgacaaataaaaaattttacattttcattatacatactatagtatgatgtttgtttacattttcatgatacatactatagtatgatgtttgtttacattttcatgacaaataaaaaaatttacattttcatgatacatactatagtatgatgtttgtttacattttcatgacaaataaaaaattttacattttcatgatacatactatagtatgatgtttgtttacattttcatgacacatactatagtatgatgtttatttccattttcatgacacatacgttggtatgatgtttatttaaactttcatgacactttttaattttttgttgatgtttgtttacattttcatgacaaataaaaaattttacattttcattatacatactatagtatgatgtttgtttacattttcatgatacatactatagtatgatgtttgtttacattttcatgacaaataaaaaattttacattttcatgatacatactatagtatgatgtttatttccattttcatgacacatacgttggtatgatgtttatttaaactttcatgacactttttaattttttttgttgatgtttgtttacattttcatgacaaataaaaaaaattacattttcatgatacatactatagtatgatgtttatatccattttcatgacacatacgttggtatgatgtttatttaaactttcatgacactttttaattttttgttgatgtttgtttacattttcatgacaaataaaaaattttacattttcattatacatactatagtatgatgtttatatccattttcatgacacatacgttggtatgatgtttatttaaactttcatgacactttttaattttttgttgatgtttgtttacattttcatgacaaataaaaaattttacattttcattatacatactatagtatgatgtttgtttacattttcatgacacatactatagtatgatgtttatttccattttcatgacacatactatagtatgatgtttatttccattttcatgacacatactatagtatgatgtttatttccattttcatgacacatactatagtatgatgtttatttccattttcatgacacatactatagtatgatgtttatatccattttcatgacacatacgttggtatgatgtttatttaaactttcatgacactttttaattttttgttgatgtttgtttacattttcatgacaaataaaaaattttacattttcattatacatactatagtatgatgtttgtttacattttcatgatacatactatagtatgatgtttgtttacattttcatgacaaataaaaaaatttacattttcatgatacatactatagtatgatgtttgtttacattttcatgacaaataaaaaattttacattttcatgatacatactatagtatgatgtttgtttacattttcatgacacatactatagtatgatgtttatttccattttcatgacacatacgttggtatgatgtttatttaaactttcatgacactttttaattttttgttgatgtttgtttacattttcatgacaaataaaaaattttacattttcattatacatactatagtatgatgtttgtttacattttcatgatacatactatagtatgatgtttgtttacattttcatgacaaataaaaaatgttacattttcatgatacatactatagtatgatgtttatttccattttcatgacacatacgttggtatgatgtttatttaaactttcatgacactttttaattttttttgttgatgtttgtttacattttcatgacaaataaaaaaattacattttcatgatacatactatagtatgatgtttgtttacattttcatgacacatactatatcgTATTAaattatgtatcatgaaaatgtaaaaaaaattggcactgtataaataaacttgaattaaattgaagcgcctcatgatttttatcttgagaggcgctatagaaatgatattttcttcttcttcttgaattgaattgaatgagccTCACAAACTGGCAACTGCTGCAGGAATCCAGATTTCCTTCAGAGCATCTGGGTCTCCCTCAACCATCTCTTTCCTTTTTTGCGGTCCTTTAAAGTAAAACGAAGAAATCTTTTTTAAAGCTCTCAACGGGCCATACACTCCACCCCACAGCAAGTGTAAACCATCTGCTTAACCAAACACTCCTCCAAATGTGCAAAACAATTGAAATATAGGCAAAAAAATGTTGTTTTGCCACTTATTCCCATGATGTAATGCAAGAAAAACAAACATTGAGGTTCCTTatgaatttttttcttttaatgacaCTTGATATAGTATGATGTTCTTTTACCTATTGATTCACatagatttattgattgattgaaacatttatttttcaGTCCCATCCCCTTACACCTCAGATATACAATATACATATTTAATGTAACATCTCAGCTAACACAGCTAATACGTAAAATAATAATGCTACTTTTCTTTTTTATAACATATTACATGTTTGTTTTCCATAAAAATAATAATTCTCTTCAACTAACAAATATAATATTCACACTAGTAATCACAACTGCAATAATCATAACAAAATTACAACAATAATAATTACAactaaactaaaacatgctggatactgagaTTTTCTGATCCTAACCTCCAATCTATTCCAACCTACTTAATAATACAACAAATATCCTTATAAAATGAAGTTAATGAATATTTGTGCCATTCTTTACTGATAACAATTAATTTTCATATGTTACAATATGACGATTCAGTAGATACAATATTCTCCTAACGTCCTGGCACAGCAACATAAAAAATGTGCATATTcatgaaataaattaaaaacCACACTGATACTATATGTATATGTACTAGTTAAGAcctcctacagacgtggtctggaccgacagtCTCAGTATAGACAAGATCTGCATGTCCATGCGACGTTGGCGGTTTGCAGGGACGTGTGCATATTAGCTGTGTTCATGAGGATAAGCAGGTGGAGTAAAAAGAAGGGAACCACTttattttatatagtgccttatTTTTCTGCTTGATTAATTTCATTTAGACAATGTCCGTTTCCACAAGTTTCAGATTTTTTATGTAAAGTAGTTTGATCCAAACATATTATTTTTTTGTATTCTGATTTCACAAATCAGTTTGctgaaaataaattaattaattaattattaaaaaCCTGAAAAAACAAATCAAGGTTTGCAGATTTGTAGgaggctttatttatttattttgcatctGTTTGGTCCATGAATGGCACAAAAACCTTAAAAGTTCAAAAATGTAAAATCTTGGTTTTGTTGCTTGGTTTAAATGCAAAATTTTGCATGGTTGTCTTGAAAAACTTCATGGATACTAAATCAATTAACAATGAGAAACTTTTCAAAGTGCATCATTTTATAATACCATAAAGTGTGGGGGGTGGGATCTGGGAATGATTTAATTTGCTTTGATTGGCAATAACCATCAATTTACCCTAATTCGTATTTAAGAAATTTACTCTTTTCCACTCAGAAGAAAACAATTATTCAAGTAAAATTTGCCAAATTTTCTAATATTgtctaaggttatgaagttcattattttcagctccacacagctgccctgtgcacagtaacacccgtgttgaaaacACAATTGTAAACGAAATGTATGTATCAAAACAAAAGAGTCTGCCACTCCCCCTCTCAGTGTCATGGTTACTGCCAGTTATAGATCAGCGCCAAGATTCTAGATGACGTGAAAAGTCAAACACAGTTAGTTGATAATTAGATGTGATATTGAGttgattgaaaaagtagcttgatgtATTTTTTGAGCTAACTCTTTGCTTCtatttcactgttagcattgttagctcaacattgggctctagccttctttacccaatattggagtaaaacaaaaaaaatgctgtgtcatcttaggggtacaagaaacaaTTTCTGAGTCGCTCTTGTtcactggcttcagttctttgcTGCATTTTACCATCTGgcatcaaattacaaatgccagcacAGTGTTATTGTTGAAGACTTGGCAATTTTGTGGGCTCTCATTTGATTGGCTCTGGAAGCAGGAAGTATAGAGGAGGTACAGATCGTAAGCAATGACTATGTCCCCGTTCGGCCATTTTATAAGGATAAGACCTGGCAACCACCCCGCCAGCTTTTTctttgtaaccttccttccaacattttTGAGACTTTGGAATGTTTTCTGATCACTGctaaattcttacttattgcacctttaaagttcaattagaaaataaaaaagaagGGAAAAAACTATTAATCCCAAAAGCAAAACCTTTAGACAAAGGAACAATTAGCAAATGTGTTTCAATAGGAAAATAGTTCAGGGCTTTAGTAAAAATTTAATATTTGTCatttaataaatgttttgtgatcagaggAGAAGTCAGTATGTGTCAGAAGCCCTCTCTACTCTCCAGGTTTACTCTTGTTTTGTGCGTACCCATCACATAAATAAAGCTCTAATTTGCATGTTATGTTCCTGAAGAGTCACAGACCTTCAAACATGCACATCTATCCTCATATCAGCCCTCTTGACCtgtaacggtagcgcgactcgtgttgcgaatgaccacagtcatccAATtcctgtcatgtgtctatgtctgtatgtctgatcttggaaatGTATGTagtgaaacaattgaatttccctccaggattattaaagtatttttgaattgaattgaattgaataagagATTTTCTGGGTCACTCCACCTATAAATTTACTCAGTAACGTCCTCTACTTGAACCGTTTCACCCTCTTTCCTTGAAAGCATTTCAGGGCAAAGAGCCTTTAACTTTAGCAATTCTCCTTGGTAATTTCCCCAACATCCAGTTCGTGTCCATAAACAATTCAGGCGACCTGCCAAACCGACCACAAGGTTCCTAGAGTGATGCTGTAGGCCACCACAGCCACCAGGTAGACCCTGAATAACAGAACGTCCAGGATGTATCCAACCTGGAGCCACTCCTTGGCAATTTCCCGACACCGATCCCTCTTCTCCAAGAAGTGGCGAATCGCTGTCACCTCCTGAAGGATGTTGTCCATGACGGGTGGGGTGTTGTCTCTGGGAGGGGGCAGACGCAGGCCGAGCATTCCACTGTCCCTGTCTTGCTGGCTGAGCCTTTGGCCGATGTCACAGGTGTGATGGTGAGAACACTGAGCTGCAGGACGAGACACAGGTTTGGGGATTTGGGGCAAACACCTACAGAGATCGTCTAAAAGCAAAAAACATCTCTTCGATTTTGCTTGTAGGATCTCTTGAGTTCATTAAAGCACATAATGACagtaatatacatatatatacagtatatatatatatatatatatatatatatatatatatatatatatatatatatactgtatatatactgtatatatatatatatatatatatatatatatatatacagtatatatatatatatatatatatatatatactgtatatatatatatatatatacagtatatatatatatatatatatatatatatatatatatatatatatatatatatatatatatatatatacagtatatatatatatatatatatatatatatatatatatgtacatattggTCAAAAAACATCTCTGCACATCCAAAATACTTCAGACCATGCATGTGCATAGCTTCATGAGCCTTACCAGTCCCATAATTGTTTTCCTTGTAATGCTCCAGGTCAGAGGCATGTGTCGACAGCCTGGAACAGAATCTGTGCTTTTTGTGGATGCAGAAGAGAACCGGAGCTCTTTCCAGCACCAAGTACTTCACCCAGTGGGGGACAGGTGGCTGCAGGTCCTGCTTGTGGACCAGACGTACAATCAGCACCGTTTCTGTTaggctgatcaccagaagagccatGCAGACCACAAAATAAACACCTGCAGGACAGGCAAGAGGAGACAACTAGTCTTTATGACCATTGCATTAGACCGACATATCATCCATAGTGTTGTGGAACATCATGGATCACCTATCAGCGGCGTTCCGATGGCAGTGGCAGGAAGAGTGTCGGACACGATGATGAGGAAGACAGAGTATCCCAGCAGCAGGGTGATCTTAAAGGAAACTCTCTCTCCGCTGTCCGGTGGCAGATAGAAACCAACAATGTCCATCACCATCAGGAAGACGCTGGGAAGCAGCAGGTTGACGGTGTAGAACAGCGGCCTCCGTCGGATCACCACCTGGGAATACAGCTTTCTGTTAGATATAGACTCTGTTAAACTCTTTGCAGCAGGAAATGTGAATTTAGAAACACTtcatcaataaaaaaaaacattaattaaCTAGTATATTCACATTTAGGTAGAATTTCAACAACCTTATTTCAAAATTACGGTaacttctcatttttatgattcgtaattttaaataaatcatgTTGCTGCCTTCAAATTCCCCGTtttgatttgttgtttttgttttaatcttGTCAACATTTAGATGATTTAAATGGTTTTAAAGATCTCTGCGCTCACGTGGAACTTCATCTCAGCGTAGTAGTCGTCGTTGTCCACGCTGAAGATCTTGTAGTTGGACAGTATGTGAAGCAGCTCCCACTCTCCCTGGTTCATGAAGACGCTTTTGTCGTCCCTGAGCTTCTCGGGGCTCCGCATCAGGGTGATGTTGATGTCATCGACTGCAGATCAAACACAGAAGCAGGAGCAGCAGGAAGCCACGGATGGATGCAGCAAGGAGAAACAGCTGAAGATCTATAGATCTGTCTATTTTTACTCAAGGAAATAAAAAGTATTTCACGGTTTCTTTAATTCAAAACAAGTGTGCATGTGTTTCCGTACTAGTGTGGAGCCAGCTCTGGAAGGTGAGGCTGCATTTCTGGACATCGAAGGGGAAGTTGTAGATGTTGAGGGTGCAGGCGGTGACCACCTGGATGGGTTTGTAGTTCTGCACCAGTCCCTCATGTGTAACATACACGTAAGGAATATCCGGAGACTTCCCCACGTCCACGCTGCAGGTCGGAAACACCAGTAACAATCAGGAATTCTCCTTATTTAGTTCAAAACGACAAGAGAAAAACACATATCTTACAACTCATTGATGAGGATGTCGGGAACCCAGACGTTAGCTGTGGGGATGGAAATCTGTTTGACTTCATCAAAATCTTCTGGATCCCAAACCAGGAATTCATCCGTCCAGGACTACGAATCAATGGGAGCAAAAAGAtgaatgtaaataaaaacaattattcGTCTGTTATAGAGCCAACTACAGTTGTTAGACAGAATAAACGAGCTAGTGCTTTTACCTGCCGGTACCACACGTACGTGGTCAAAACCTGGTTCTTCTCGTCCTTCAGTGGAACACATAAATAAATCAGAGCTGTTTGAAATGACCTTTTATGAGAACACAATAGTCAATTCGAGCTTATCACAATAATGCTTTCATTTAAACTGGGAAACAACTCACCACGTTGAGAATGGAGTAAACCATCAGGTCTATGGACACGATGGTGGACGTCCTCCAGTCCTTCACTGGTCTCACTCCTTTCTTATATCCCGCACTCAGAAACTCCGCCAGACGAACCAAGGTGGCGTTGGCAAACCTTCCACTGTTGCTGCCCAACTTTTTAACTGAAGGTTGTAAAACATTCACGGGACGGCGTTAGGTTATAAACAGTAAAAACTTCACTTTTAATATGAAATGTGCAACTATTAAAGGTTTAATTTGAAATCTAATCTGGTTTATTTTGTCTGATCTTGTTCTTTATTGTCGTATAAATGGTTTCACCTGAAATGAGTCAAAATTATGTTTTAAGGTTGATTAAAGCAAACTAGATTAGCAATAATCTAATAATAGTAATGATAGTAATAAAGTAATAATCTTCATATGCAAAACTAATCATCGCTAGAACACTATACCATgccatagtttatttatttagcacatttaaaatgcagcatgggagctgcccaaagtgctgcacagggtgGACCAAGTCACAAACAACCAAAGCAACAAAAACCGAAGATAAAAATAACAatcaataaaagcaaataaaacatgaggaatactaagaacacaactAAACAATCAAACAAGTCGTggtctaaaagccaaatcgtaaaggtgggtctttaaacgagatttaaaaaccgccaatgaTGGAGCCCGTCCAGTTATAACAGGCAGAGAGCTCCACAGCTCTGGGGCATCATACCGTCATATcttcgctcattactcatcacttccaacaaccagcacaatTTAAGTTCCATtaacttaatctctatggttattcccaaagctcgaaCCTCCTTTGgatgctcctcattccagtttgctgcttccaacgactggaatgagctgcagaaatgactaaagctcactacctacattccatcatctaccttcaataattcactgtgatcaatagtttctgataatCGTGTCTGCTTCGAGTACTTAAGTCTGTCGTGAATGCGTGTACGTACGAGAAccgtcctttgtctttatgtaaCTCTTCTTACCTTGTTTTGATCGTGTtcatctgtttttctttggtTTCAAGCTGATTATGTCTGTTGCTGCTCAGCCACCCAGACACAATCAAATTAAAGCAATCACATTATAACATCATAACTTTATTGATCCAACAACGTAACTTTCAGGTTTGTACAACATACTGTCATGTTCAAGATTTCCATGTTCAGATAATATACATGTTTATCACATTAGAACAATATAAATATTACATTTGTACAAACATGATAATATTGTACAAATGTGATAACATTGTGTAATAACAATAGAGTTGAGATGTTATGATGTGATATCGCTCTCAGCTTCCGTAGTTTCCCACGAAGCCCACGTAAACAAAACTTGTTTTGAGCTGCAAATGAAAAATGACAACTTATTGTTTTTTGACAAATATCagaaaaaagtttgttttttcacaagaaaaaagtcagaattctgggaTTAAAATGAGGATTTGCACTgttttctgagattaaagtcagaaatatCTCATTTACAAAAGAGACTTGTCTTTTTTTTAAACTGACACTTTTTTCCATTTTTTAAGTTTTAAAATtttgaaaataaacaaataaatctttagcaaaaaattataaaaataaaacaatacagATGTTATAGTCTCTCAAAAATATGAATATTTGTGAAAAACTATAAAAAATCTAAAGATTAATAGATCTAAAAATAttgttttttgtacagttttgttGTTAAAGCAAGTTTTAAAGAAAAAACTAATTGAAAAGttgcttaaacctgcattttcTATTATATCTTAGATCTATATTTCTTTTGTATTTAGAGTTACAACCACAGTttgttttatttaacattttataTTTGTATTTTCTATTTGAAGCTAAAGTTATTAAGAGACATTGTGCAGGGCCCGATGAGCCACTAGTGACTCCAGAGCCTCAGGATGCAGACCCCTCAATTTTTATCATTTCTTATTGATTCACATTTTAAATTCTAATTTAATAATTTACCCGTCAGACAAAAAGAGTCACACTGATTCCAGAGTAGCTTAAGGTCAGGGAATAATAAAGGAACTTCAGTCGCTATAAAACCTGGTAACTATTCCTTCTGACCAGAACAGATTTACAGTAAAtgtgatgaggtctgaggagtcgAGTCTCTGACTAAAGTTACACTGAAGTAAGAAGCACCTGTACCTGTGCAGGCTTCAGATCCTCCATGGATCAGAAGGATCAGAAGAGTCGTCCAGCCTGACGGGAGCCTCATGATGCTGCTGCGATGATCTTCCTGTCACTCTGATGAAAGGCCTCAGCACACCTGacactcctctcctccatgtctgtcGGCtgcacacatcaccccctcacatcCTCTATGAAATCCTTGTTAGTGTCTCCTGACGATCCTCTGATGccgctccacctcctcctccctgtTCAGTAACGCTGCACTGCAATGGAGCGGAACAGGCAGAGAAATCCAAGCAAGAGCGCTGTGACCAGATCGTATATCACGTCTGAGAAATGATTTCATTAGGTTCTGCAACAACAATGAAACCGTATCTGGCAGTGATTATACGCTACAGAGCTTTTAGCCTGGACTGTTATCTCACCTGAAAATGACGAGCTACTCAGTGGCTCCATCTCTGCTAAACCTGTTTCTGTTGAGGCTCACAACTTTGTATGAATAAAGGAAAAAGTTGAGCTTTATTTAGTAGCTACGTGCAGTCATGATGACAACAAAAATGTCAAACATCTGATTGGATTAAATCAAACAGGAAACAGTTAAAGAAATTGTGAATTAGAGGAAACTGGGGAGTATATGTGGAGGGATGAGAGGAAACTGGGGAGTATATGTGGAGGGATGAGAGGAAACTGGGGAGTATATGTGGAGGGATGAGAGGAAACTGGGGAGTATATGTAGAGGGATGAGAGGAAACTGGGGAGTATATGTAGAGGGATGAGAGGAAACTGGGGAGTATATGTGGAGGGATGAGAGGAAACTGGGGAGTATATGTGGAGGGATGAGAGGAAACTGGGGAGTATATGTGGAGGGATGAGAGGAAACTGGGGAGTATATGTAGAGGGATGAGAGGAAACTGGGGAGTATATGAGGAGGGATGAGAGGAAACTGGGGAGTATATGAGGAGGGATGAGAGGAAACTGGGGAGTATATGAGGAGGGATGAGAGGAAACTGGGGAGTATATGTAGAGGGATGAGAGGAAACTGGGGAGTATATGTAGAGGGATGAGAGGAAACTGGGGAGTATATGTGGAGGGATGAGAGGAAACTGGGGAGTATATGTAGAGGGATGAGAGGAAACTGGGGAGTATATGTGGAGGGATGAGAGGAAACTGGGGAGTATATGTGGAGGGATGAGAGGAAACTGGGGAGTATATGTGGAGGGATGAGAGGAAACTGGGAAGTATATGTAGAGGGATGAGAGGAAACTGGGGAGTATATGTGGAGGGATGAGAGGAAACTGAGGAGTATATGTAGAGGGATGAGAGGAAACTGGGGAGTATATGTGGAGGGATGAGAGGAAACTGGGGAGTATATGTGGAGGGATGAGAGGAAACTGGGGAGTATATGAGGAGGGATGAGAGGAAACTGAGGAGTATATGTGGAGGGATGAGAGGAAACTGGGGAGTATATGTGGAGGGATGAGAGGAAACTGGGGAGTATATGAGGAGGGATGAGAGGAAACTGGGGAGTATATGTGGAGGGATGAGAGGAAACTGGGGAGTATATGTGGAGGGATGAGAGGAAACTGGGGAGTATATGTAGAGGGATGAGAGGAAACTGGGGAGTATATGTAGAGGGATGAGAGGAAACTGGGGAGTATATGTGGAGGGATGAGAGGAAACTGGGGAGTATATGTGGAGGGATGAGAGGAAACTGGGGAGTATATGTGGAGGGATGAGAGGAAACTGGGGAGTATATGTAGAGGGATGAGAGGAAACTGGGGAGTATATGTGGAGGGATGAGAGGAAACTGGGGAGTATATGTGGAGGGATGAGAGGAAACTGGGGAGTATATGTAGAGGGATGAGAGGAAACTGGGGAGTATATGTGGAGGGATGAGAGGAAACTGAGGAGTATATGTAGAGGGATGAGAGGAAACTGGGGAGTATATGTGGAGGGATGAGAGGAAACTGGGGAGTATATGTAGAGGGATGAGAGGAAACTGGGGAGTATATGTAGAGGGATGAGAGGAAACTGGGGAGTATATGTGGAGGGATGAGAGGAAACTGGGGAGTATATGTGGAGGGATGAGAGGAAACTGGGGAGTATATGTGGAGGGATGAGAGGAAACTGGGGAGTATATGTAGAGGGATGAGAGGAAACTGGGGAGTATATGTGGAGGGATGAGAGGAAACTGGGAAGTATATGTGGAGGGATGAGAGGAAACTGGGGAGTATATGTGGAGGGATGAGAGGAAACTGGGGAGTATATGAGGAGGGATGAGAGGAAACTGAGGAGTATATGTGGAGGGATGAGAGGAAACTGGGGAGTATATGTGGAGGGATGAGAGGAAACTGGGGAGTATATGAGGAGGGATGAGAGGAAACTGGGGAGTATATGTGGAGGGATGAGAGGAAACTGGGGAGTATATGTGGAGGGATGAGAGGAAACAGTGGTAGAGGTGCTTTGTGGGCGGGCCGTGTTGGGGGCGGGGGGTAAATAGCATCCTAGATACGCAGTGAGGTGCATTAAAGTAgtgaaaagaataaataaaaatacatattttaaaaTCCCATTTCAAACAGTGGTGTGAAACAGAACGTGTGTTTATCTGACCCAACACCAGACCTGGACATGAACTTGGTGTCAGGAAGGCTTCAGCGACCCAGACAGCAGGTCTCAAGAGTCTAAATGTCTAAGTCAGACTCAGTCAGTATTTTCTGTCCAGCAataattaagatttttgtcagATTTACCTTTAGGATCACACATTTATTAAAGCAATTTGCCTTGGAGAAATAATCTGCTGTCAACTGCAGCCAGCTGTGTGAGAAGACGAGCGATCACAGACACGAGTGTCCCTGAGAACTCAGTACCTTCCTGCACCTTACAGCAAAAAGCTGCACCACCTCATGTTATCTCACCTTTAGTCCAAAACGGGGAACCCAGTTCTTATCTGCAGAACGACAATATTTGAAATGAGGTAAATGATCTTAAAtatgattaaatgtttttgtttttaataaaataaagcCAGTGGGGTAAAATTAGctgaataatgtaatataataaaaCTCTAAAACACATCAATGACAAAACCTGAGAGATGGTGGGATCAGGTCTTTTATTTCATGTTTGAGGGTTAATTCATCCAACGTCACTCAAAATAAACATTATTCCTGTTTATTTTAAAGCGCATTAAAATGATCTTTTTGCTTTGAACTTGAATGAGACTGGTGTCTAAAGCACCTAAAACTTCTGTAATGTTGTCCAACATCCTGTAACCAGATCCACCTGAAGAGCGTTTGCAAACACCATCAAAATTGCATTACGCTGGATTGTTCCAGCAGCAGCTTTTCTAAAATGCACTTTTAATATTCTTATCACGACTATTAGAAACCCAACAGGGAA from Nothobranchius furzeri strain GRZ-AD chromosome 10, NfurGRZ-RIMD1, whole genome shotgun sequence includes the following:
- the LOC129152561 gene encoding adhesive plaque matrix protein-like; translated protein: MLFTPRPQHGPPTKHLYHCFLSSLHIYSPVSSHPSTYTPQFPLIPPHILPSFLSSLHIYSPVSSHPSTYTPQFPLIPPHILPSFLSSLHIYSPVSSHPSTYTSQFPLIPPHILPSFLSSLYIYSPVSSHPSTYTPQFPLIPPHILPSFLSSLHIYSPVSSHPSTYTPQFPLIPLHILPSFLSSLHIYSPVSSHPSTYTPQFPLIPPHILPSFLSSLYIYSPVSSHPSTYTPQFPLIPPHILPSFLSSLYIYSPVSSHPSTYTPQFPLIPPHILPSFLSSLHIYSPVSSHPSTYTPQFPLIPLHILPSFLSSLHIYSPVSSHPSTYTPQFPLIPPHILPSFLSSLHIYSPVSSHPSTYTPQFPLIPPHILPSFLSSLHIYSPVSSHPSTYTPQFPLIPLHILLSFLSSLHIYSPVSSHPSTYTSQFPLIPPHILPSFLSSLHIYSPVSSHPSTYTPQFPLIPLHILPSFLSSLHIYSPVSSHPSTYTPQFPLIPLHILPSFLSSLLIYSPVSSHPSSYTPQFPLIPPHILPSFLSSLYIYSPVSSHPSTYTPQFPLIPPHILPSFLSSLHIYSPVSSHPSTYTPQFPLIPLHILPSFLSSLHIYSPVSSHPSTYTPQFPLIPPHILPSFL
- the htr3a gene encoding 5-hydroxytryptamine receptor 3A, whose translation is MRLPSGWTTLLILLIHGGSEACTVKKLGSNSGRFANATLVRLAEFLSAGYKKGVRPVKDWRTSTIVSIDLMVYSILNVDEKNQVLTTYVWYRQSWTDEFLVWDPEDFDEVKQISIPTANVWVPDILINEFVDVGKSPDIPYVYVTHEGLVQNYKPIQVVTACTLNIYNFPFDVQKCSLTFQSWLHTIDDINITLMRSPEKLRDDKSVFMNQGEWELLHILSNYKIFSVDNDDYYAEMKFHVVIRRRPLFYTVNLLLPSVFLMVMDIVGFYLPPDSGERVSFKITLLLGYSVFLIIVSDTLPATAIGTPLIGVYFVVCMALLVISLTETVLIVRLVHKQDLQPPVPHWVKYLVLERAPVLFCIHKKHRFCSRLSTHASDLEHYKENNYGTAQCSHHHTCDIGQRLSQQDRDSGMLGLRLPPPRDNTPPVMDNILQEVTAIRHFLEKRDRCREIAKEWLQVGYILDVLLFRVYLVAVVAYSITLGTLWSVWQVA